The Streptomyces sp. NBC_00162 genome window below encodes:
- the ybaK gene encoding Cys-tRNA(Pro) deacylase translates to MAKKPRQAAAGTPAIVALTAAGVPFTTHAYEHDPAHPSYGEEAAEALGVSPAQVFKTLVADVDGVLTVAVVPVSGSLDLKALATAVGGKRAAMADPALAERTTGYVRGGISPLGQRKRLRTVLDASASAHATICCSAGRRGLEVELAPSDLAALTGATLAPIARP, encoded by the coding sequence ATGGCGAAGAAGCCCAGGCAGGCGGCGGCCGGAACCCCGGCGATCGTGGCCCTCACGGCGGCGGGCGTCCCCTTCACGACGCACGCGTACGAGCACGACCCGGCGCATCCCTCGTACGGGGAGGAGGCGGCGGAGGCGCTCGGGGTCTCGCCCGCGCAGGTCTTCAAGACCCTGGTCGCGGACGTGGACGGCGTGCTGACGGTGGCGGTGGTCCCGGTGTCGGGGTCGCTGGACCTGAAGGCCCTGGCCACGGCGGTCGGCGGCAAGCGGGCGGCGATGGCCGATCCCGCGCTGGCGGAACGCACCACGGGCTACGTGCGGGGCGGCATCTCCCCGCTGGGCCAGCGCAAGCGCCTGCGCACGGTGCTCGATGCCTCTGCCTCGGCGCACGCCACCATCTGTTGCTCGGCGGGCCGCCGCGGCCTGGAGGTCGAGCTCGCCCCCTCTGACCTGGCCGCCTTGACCGGGGCCACGCTGGCCCCCATCGCCCGCCCGTAA
- a CDS encoding ABC transporter permease — protein MPATSVSAAAGWPVAAPLAPRAGFLPALAAVYRAQLSRARVARIPLLFVATFQSVGIMILMRGVVDGGSEARAVVAGSSVLVVAFVALNLLAQYFGQLRASGGLDHYATLPVPPASVVLGAAAAYASFTLPGTLVTAVFGCVLFGLPMGGLWILAAVVPLAGAALAGLGAALGLLAPRQELATLAGQLGMSAALLLGVLPPERMPDVIVWARDLLPSTYGVEAFAQTFAPDPDWAVVAVDLGVCGAVGVLSLAVATWAYRRAAVR, from the coding sequence GTGCCGGCCACCAGCGTGTCGGCCGCCGCCGGGTGGCCCGTGGCAGCACCGCTCGCGCCCCGGGCCGGGTTCCTGCCCGCGCTGGCCGCCGTTTACCGGGCGCAGCTGTCCCGGGCGAGGGTCGCACGGATCCCGCTGCTGTTCGTGGCCACCTTCCAGTCCGTCGGGATCATGATCCTGATGCGCGGGGTCGTGGACGGAGGCTCGGAGGCCCGGGCCGTCGTGGCCGGTTCCTCGGTGCTGGTCGTCGCCTTCGTCGCGCTGAACCTGCTCGCGCAGTACTTCGGGCAGCTGCGGGCGAGCGGCGGGCTCGACCACTACGCCACGCTGCCGGTGCCGCCCGCCTCGGTGGTGCTGGGCGCGGCCGCCGCGTACGCCTCCTTCACCCTGCCGGGGACGCTGGTCACCGCCGTCTTCGGGTGCGTGCTCTTCGGGCTGCCGATGGGCGGGCTGTGGATCCTGGCCGCGGTGGTACCGCTGGCCGGGGCGGCGCTGGCCGGGCTCGGCGCGGCGCTGGGGCTGCTGGCGCCGCGGCAGGAGCTGGCCACGCTGGCCGGGCAGCTCGGCATGTCGGCGGCGCTGCTGCTGGGCGTGCTGCCGCCCGAGCGGATGCCGGACGTGATCGTGTGGGCGCGGGACCTGCTGCCGTCCACGTACGGGGTGGAGGCGTTCGCGCAGACCTTCGCCCCGGATCCGGACTGGGCCGTCGTCGCCGTCGACCTCGGCGTGTGCGGGGCGGTGGGGGTCCTGTCGCTGGCCGTCGCCACCTGGGCGTACCGGCGGGCGGCGGTCCGCTGA
- a CDS encoding oxidoreductase encodes MAEARPGEEPADLTAVEHRMWEAYRTGSVCDLSVRTADRDDPHAEHVWGAERSVRAQVVALLLLHGPSPVPGRVASLKLRGVRITGRLDLSGGTVSPYVELQSCRFDSEIQLSETRFGTLRLINCAIPRLEAARLHTEGDLHMPRCRVARGIRLTDAQIGTDLLISQAVVQRDTKGRAITADGMSVAQDFQGELLETYGEVSLRGATVGVSMNMRGARLRNPYGRYALNAPQLTVERTLYLTSIALDYVPGSNSSTPPYGLGLTPTRGQRAQRFECRGGMRLDDGRFGDAIDFYGARFVLTEEQEISLRRIQTPEFRFVGERPERGRVVVSGAKVVKLVDTSTSWPGPGGVSIEGFVYENLAPRGHFPLSRRLEWVEAATPEYSPEPYERLAAVLRASGEDADAREVLLAKQRRRRGTLPPAAKAWGYVQDWTVVYGYRPGRAALWMAVLWAAGALLFSQHRPPPIKENEHPEWDAALYALDLLLPVIDLGQEAQWKVDGGWQWGAAALVLLGWILATTVAAGASRLLRRG; translated from the coding sequence ATGGCCGAGGCACGCCCGGGCGAGGAACCGGCGGATCTCACCGCTGTCGAGCACCGCATGTGGGAGGCGTACCGCACGGGCAGCGTCTGCGATCTGAGCGTCCGTACCGCCGACCGGGACGATCCGCACGCCGAGCACGTCTGGGGCGCCGAGCGCAGCGTCCGCGCCCAGGTGGTGGCCCTGTTGCTGCTGCACGGGCCGTCCCCGGTGCCGGGCCGGGTGGCCTCACTCAAGCTGCGCGGCGTACGGATCACGGGGCGCCTGGACCTGTCCGGGGGCACGGTCAGCCCGTACGTGGAGCTCCAGTCCTGCCGCTTCGACAGCGAGATCCAGCTGTCCGAGACCCGCTTCGGCACCCTGCGCCTGATCAACTGCGCGATCCCGCGGCTGGAGGCGGCCCGCCTGCACACCGAGGGCGATCTGCACATGCCGCGCTGCCGGGTGGCCCGGGGCATCCGGCTGACCGACGCGCAGATCGGCACGGACCTGCTGATCAGCCAGGCGGTGGTGCAGCGGGACACCAAGGGCCGGGCGATCACCGCCGACGGGATGTCGGTGGCGCAGGACTTCCAGGGCGAGCTGCTGGAGACGTACGGGGAGGTGTCCCTGCGCGGCGCGACGGTCGGCGTGTCGATGAACATGCGCGGGGCCCGCCTGCGCAATCCGTACGGGAGGTACGCGCTCAACGCCCCGCAGCTGACCGTCGAGCGGACCTTGTACCTGACCTCGATCGCGCTGGACTACGTCCCCGGGTCGAACTCCTCCACTCCCCCGTACGGCCTGGGCCTGACGCCGACGCGCGGCCAGCGCGCGCAGCGCTTCGAGTGCCGGGGCGGCATGCGGCTGGACGACGGCCGGTTCGGTGACGCCATCGACTTCTACGGGGCGCGCTTCGTGCTCACGGAGGAGCAGGAGATATCCCTGCGCAGGATCCAGACCCCCGAGTTCCGTTTCGTGGGCGAGCGGCCGGAGCGCGGGCGGGTCGTGGTGTCGGGGGCGAAGGTGGTCAAGCTCGTCGACACCTCCACCAGCTGGCCGGGCCCGGGCGGGGTGTCCATAGAGGGGTTCGTCTACGAGAACCTCGCCCCCCGGGGTCATTTCCCCCTCTCCCGCCGACTGGAGTGGGTGGAGGCGGCGACCCCCGAGTACTCGCCGGAGCCGTACGAGCGGCTCGCCGCCGTGCTGCGGGCCAGCGGTGAGGACGCGGACGCCCGCGAGGTGCTGCTGGCCAAGCAGCGGCGGCGCCGGGGCACCCTGCCGCCTGCGGCCAAGGCCTGGGGGTACGTCCAGGACTGGACGGTGGTCTACGGCTACCGCCCGGGCCGGGCCGCGCTGTGGATGGCGGTCCTGTGGGCGGCGGGCGCGCTGCTGTTCTCCCAGCACCGGCCGCCCCCCATCAAGGAGAACGAGCACCCCGAGTGGGATGCCGCCCTGTACGCCCTGGACCTGCTGCTCCCGGTGATCGACCTCGGCCAGGAGGCCCAGTGGAAGGTGGACGGCGGCTGGCAGTGGGGGGCGGCGGCGCTGGTCCTTCTGGGGTGGATCCTGGCCACGACGGTGGCGGCGGGGGCCTCCCGGCTGCTGAGGCGGGGGTGA
- the dnaE gene encoding DNA polymerase III subunit alpha gives MTKPPFTHLHVHTQYSLLDGAARLKDMFNACNEMGMTHIAMSDHGNLHGAYDFFHTAQKAGITPIIGIEAYVAPESRRNKRRIQWGQPHQKRDDVSGSGGYTHKTIWAANATGLHNLFRLSSDAYAEGWLTKWPRMDKETISKWSEGLIASTGCPSGELQTRLRLGQFDEALKAASEYQDIFGKDRYFLELMDHGIEIERRVRDGLLEIGKKLGIPPLVTNDSHYTYASEAGAHDALLCIQTGKNLSDPDRFRFDGTGYYLKSTDEMYAIDSSDAWQEGCANTKLVADQIDTEGMFKFRNLMPKFDIPDGYTEVTWFREETMRGMHRRYPGGIPDDRMKQAEYEMDTIISMGFPGYFLVVADFIMWAKNQGIAVGPGRGSAAGSIVAYAMGITDLDPLTHGLIFERFLNPERVSMPDVDIDFDERRRVEVIRYVTDKYGADKVAMIGTYGTIKAKNAIKDSARVLGYPYAMGDRLTKAMPADVLGKGIPLSGILDPTHPRYGEAGEIRGMYENEPDVKKVIDTARGVEGLVRQMGVHAAGVIMSSETITDHVPVWVRHTDGVTITQWDYPSCESLGLLKMDFLGLRNLTIMDDAVKMVKANKGIDIDLLGLPLDDPKTFELLGRGDTLGVFQFDGGPMRSLLRLMKPDNFEDISAVSALYRPGPMGMNSHTNYALRKNKQQEITPIHPDLEKPLEEVLAVTYGLIVYQEQVQKAAQIIAGYSLGEADILRRVMGKKKPEELAKNFTIFQEGARKNGYNDKAIQALWDVLVPFAGYAFNKAHSAAYGLVSYWTAYLKANFPAEYMAGLLTSVKDDKDKSAIYLNECRRMGIKVLPPNVNESEPNFAAQGDDVILFGLTAVRNVGQNVVESIIKTRKAKGKYSTFPDFLDKVEAVVCNKRTVESLIKAGAFDEMGHTRKGLVAHHEPMIDNVVAVKRKEAEGQFDLFGGMGDEGASDEPGFGLDVEFSDVEWEKSYLLAQEREMLGLYVSDHPLFGLEHVLSDKTDAGISQLTGGEHSDGAVVTIGGIISGLQRKMTKQGNAWAIATVEDLAGSIECMFFPATYQLVSTQLVEDTVVFVKGRLDKREDVPRLVAMEMMVPDLSSAGTNAPVVLTIPTVKVTPPMVTRLGEILRHHQGNSEVRIKLQGPRTTTVLRLDKHRVKPDPALFGDLKVLLGPSCLAG, from the coding sequence GTGACCAAGCCGCCGTTCACGCACCTGCACGTCCACACCCAGTATTCGCTGCTGGACGGTGCCGCGCGGCTGAAGGACATGTTCAACGCGTGCAACGAGATGGGCATGACGCACATCGCCATGTCCGACCACGGCAACCTGCACGGGGCCTACGACTTCTTCCACACCGCCCAGAAGGCCGGGATCACGCCGATCATCGGCATCGAGGCGTACGTCGCCCCCGAGTCCCGGCGCAACAAGCGGCGCATCCAGTGGGGCCAGCCCCACCAGAAGCGGGACGACGTCTCCGGCTCCGGCGGTTACACCCACAAGACGATCTGGGCGGCGAACGCCACCGGCCTGCACAACCTCTTCCGGCTGTCCTCCGACGCGTACGCCGAGGGCTGGCTCACCAAGTGGCCGCGCATGGACAAGGAAACGATCTCCAAGTGGTCCGAGGGGCTGATCGCCTCCACCGGCTGCCCCTCCGGCGAGCTCCAGACCCGACTGCGCCTCGGCCAGTTCGACGAGGCCCTCAAGGCCGCCTCCGAATACCAGGACATCTTCGGCAAGGACCGCTACTTCCTGGAGCTGATGGACCACGGCATCGAGATCGAGCGCCGGGTCCGCGACGGGCTGCTGGAGATCGGCAAGAAGCTCGGCATCCCGCCGCTGGTCACGAACGACTCGCACTACACCTACGCCAGCGAGGCCGGCGCCCACGACGCCCTGCTGTGCATCCAGACCGGCAAGAACCTCTCGGACCCGGACCGCTTCCGCTTCGACGGCACCGGCTACTACCTGAAGTCCACGGACGAGATGTACGCCATCGACTCCTCGGACGCCTGGCAGGAGGGCTGCGCCAATACGAAGCTGGTCGCCGACCAGATCGACACCGAGGGCATGTTCAAGTTCCGGAACCTGATGCCGAAGTTCGACATCCCGGACGGCTACACCGAGGTCACCTGGTTCCGCGAGGAGACCATGCGCGGCATGCACCGCCGCTACCCCGGAGGCATCCCGGACGACCGGATGAAGCAGGCCGAGTACGAGATGGACACGATCATCTCGATGGGCTTCCCCGGCTACTTCCTCGTGGTCGCCGACTTCATCATGTGGGCCAAGAACCAGGGCATCGCGGTGGGCCCGGGCCGAGGCTCCGCGGCCGGCTCGATCGTCGCCTACGCCATGGGCATCACCGACCTCGACCCGCTCACCCACGGCCTGATCTTCGAGCGCTTCCTGAACCCCGAGCGCGTCTCCATGCCCGATGTCGACATCGACTTCGACGAGCGTCGGCGCGTCGAGGTGATCCGGTACGTGACCGACAAGTACGGCGCCGACAAGGTCGCCATGATCGGCACGTACGGCACCATCAAGGCCAAGAACGCGATCAAGGACTCCGCCCGCGTCCTGGGCTACCCGTACGCCATGGGCGACCGGCTCACCAAGGCCATGCCCGCCGACGTCCTCGGCAAGGGCATCCCGCTCTCCGGCATCCTCGACCCGACGCACCCCCGCTACGGCGAGGCCGGCGAGATCCGCGGGATGTACGAGAACGAGCCGGACGTGAAGAAGGTCATCGACACCGCCCGCGGCGTCGAGGGCCTGGTCCGCCAGATGGGCGTGCACGCGGCCGGCGTGATCATGTCCAGCGAGACGATCACCGACCACGTACCCGTCTGGGTGCGGCACACCGACGGCGTCACCATCACCCAGTGGGACTACCCGAGCTGCGAGTCGCTCGGCCTGCTGAAGATGGACTTCCTGGGCCTGCGCAACCTCACGATCATGGACGACGCCGTCAAGATGGTGAAGGCCAACAAGGGGATCGACATCGATCTCCTGGGCCTGCCGCTCGACGACCCCAAGACCTTCGAACTGCTCGGCCGCGGTGACACCCTCGGCGTCTTCCAGTTCGACGGCGGGCCCATGCGCTCCCTGCTGCGCCTGATGAAGCCCGACAACTTCGAGGACATCTCCGCCGTCTCGGCCCTGTACCGGCCGGGCCCGATGGGCATGAACTCGCACACGAACTACGCCCTGCGCAAGAACAAGCAGCAGGAGATCACCCCGATCCACCCGGATCTGGAGAAGCCCCTCGAAGAGGTGCTCGCGGTCACCTACGGCCTGATCGTCTACCAGGAGCAGGTGCAGAAGGCCGCCCAGATCATCGCCGGGTACTCGCTCGGCGAGGCCGACATCCTGCGCCGCGTGATGGGCAAGAAGAAGCCCGAGGAGCTGGCGAAGAACTTCACCATCTTCCAGGAGGGCGCCCGGAAGAACGGCTACAACGACAAGGCCATCCAGGCCCTGTGGGACGTCCTGGTCCCCTTCGCCGGCTACGCCTTCAACAAGGCCCACTCAGCCGCGTACGGGCTGGTCTCCTACTGGACCGCCTACCTCAAGGCGAACTTCCCGGCCGAGTACATGGCCGGCCTGCTCACCTCGGTCAAGGACGACAAGGACAAGTCCGCGATCTACCTGAACGAGTGCCGGCGCATGGGCATCAAGGTGCTCCCGCCGAACGTGAACGAGTCCGAGCCGAACTTCGCCGCCCAGGGCGACGACGTGATCCTCTTCGGCCTCACCGCGGTGCGCAACGTCGGCCAGAACGTCGTCGAGTCGATCATCAAGACCAGGAAGGCCAAGGGGAAGTACTCCACGTTCCCCGACTTCCTGGACAAGGTCGAGGCCGTCGTCTGCAACAAGCGCACCGTCGAGTCCCTGATCAAGGCCGGCGCCTTCGACGAGATGGGCCACACCCGCAAGGGCCTGGTCGCCCACCACGAGCCGATGATCGACAACGTGGTCGCGGTCAAGCGCAAGGAGGCCGAGGGACAGTTCGACCTCTTCGGCGGAATGGGCGACGAGGGCGCGAGCGACGAGCCCGGCTTCGGCCTCGACGTGGAGTTCTCCGACGTCGAGTGGGAGAAGTCCTACCTGCTCGCCCAGGAGCGCGAGATGCTCGGCCTCTATGTTTCCGACCACCCGCTCTTCGGCCTGGAGCACGTGCTCTCCGACAAGACGGACGCCGGGATCTCCCAGCTGACCGGCGGCGAGCACTCCGACGGCGCCGTCGTCACCATCGGCGGCATCATCTCGGGCCTCCAGCGCAAGATGACCAAGCAGGGCAACGCCTGGGCCATCGCCACCGTCGAGGACCTGGCCGGCTCCATCGAGTGCATGTTCTTCCCCGCGACCTACCAGCTCGTCTCCACCCAGCTGGTCGAGGACACCGTCGTCTTCGTCAAGGGCCGCCTCGACAAGCGCGAGGACGTGCCCCGGCTGGTCGCGATGGAGATGATGGTCCCCGACCTCTCCTCGGCCGGCACGAACGCCCCGGTGGTCCTCACCATCCCCACCGTCAAGGTCACCCCGCCGATGGTGACCCGTCTGGGGGAGATCCTGCGCCACCACCAGGGCAACAGCGAGGTCCGGATCAAGCTCCAGGGGCCGCGGACCACCACCGTGCTGCGCCTCGACAAGCACCGGGTCAAGCCCGACCCGGCGCTCTTCGGCGACCTCAAGGTGCTGCTCGGCCCGTCCTGCCTGGCCGGATAG
- a CDS encoding LON peptidase substrate-binding domain-containing protein gives MTTVRLPLFPLNSVLFPGLVLPLNIFEERYRAMMRELLKTGEDEPRRFAVVAIRDGREVAPTAPGLPDQTSLPEKGPAAGFGADPVQAFHRVGCIADAATIREREDGSFEVLATGTARVRLLSVDSSGPFLTAELEELPEDAGEGAGALAEGVLRAFRNYQKRLAGARERSLTGAELPDEPSVVSYLVAAAAVLDIPAKQRLLQAPDTATRLAEELKLLRTETAVIRHLPSLPAVDLTRTPTSPN, from the coding sequence GTGACCACCGTTCGCCTGCCCCTCTTCCCGCTGAACTCGGTGCTGTTCCCGGGACTCGTCCTCCCGCTGAACATCTTCGAGGAGCGTTATCGCGCCATGATGCGCGAGCTTCTGAAGACGGGCGAGGACGAGCCGCGCCGTTTCGCGGTCGTCGCCATCCGTGACGGCCGTGAGGTCGCGCCGACCGCGCCCGGCCTGCCCGACCAGACGTCCCTGCCCGAGAAGGGCCCGGCCGCCGGCTTCGGCGCGGACCCGGTCCAGGCCTTCCACCGGGTGGGCTGCATCGCGGACGCGGCGACGATCCGCGAGCGGGAGGACGGCAGCTTCGAGGTCCTCGCCACCGGCACGGCGCGGGTCCGGCTGCTTTCGGTCGACTCCTCGGGCCCGTTCCTCACGGCGGAGCTGGAAGAGCTCCCGGAGGACGCGGGCGAGGGCGCGGGCGCGCTGGCCGAGGGGGTGCTGCGGGCGTTCCGCAACTACCAGAAGCGGCTGGCCGGAGCCCGCGAGCGGTCCCTGACGGGTGCGGAACTCCCCGACGAGCCGTCGGTGGTCTCGTACCTGGTGGCAGCGGCGGCGGTGCTGGACATCCCGGCCAAGCAGCGGCTGCTCCAGGCCCCGGACACGGCGACCCGGCTGGCGGAGGAGCTGAAGCTGCTGCGCACGGAGACGGCGGTGATCCGCCACCTCCCCTCGCTGCCGGCGGTGGACCTGACCCGTACCCCGACGAGCCCGAACTGA
- the hisD gene encoding histidinol dehydrogenase: protein MISRIDLRGDALPEGGALRDLLPRAEFDVEAALEKVRPICEDVHHRGTAALIEYAQKFDGVELSQVRVPAEAIKAALEQLDPAVRAALEESIRRARIVHRNQRRTEHTTQVVPGGTVTEKWVPVERVGLYAPGGRSVYPSSVVMNVVPAQEAGVESIALASPPQKEFGGLPHPTILAACALLGVDEVYAAGGAQAVAMFAYGTEECLPSNMVTGPGNIWVAAAKRYFTGRIGIDTEAGPTEIAVLADSTADPVHVAADLISQAEHDPLAAAVLVTDSAELADAVEHELEPQVAASKHVHDRIKPALAGKQSAIVLVDSLEDGLKVVDAYGAEHLEIQTADAAAWAARVRNAGAIFVGPWAPVSLGDYCAGSNHVLPTGGCACHSSGLSVQSFLRGIHIVDYTRDALAEVTHHVVTLAEAEDLPAHGAALKARFGWKVPTV, encoded by the coding sequence GTGATCTCTCGTATCGACCTGCGCGGTGACGCCCTCCCCGAGGGCGGCGCCCTGCGCGATCTGCTGCCCCGTGCCGAGTTCGACGTGGAAGCCGCCCTGGAGAAGGTGCGGCCCATCTGCGAGGACGTCCATCATCGTGGCACGGCGGCGCTGATCGAGTACGCGCAGAAGTTCGACGGAGTCGAGCTCTCGCAGGTCCGGGTACCCGCGGAGGCCATCAAGGCCGCCCTGGAACAGCTGGACCCGGCCGTCCGCGCCGCCCTCGAGGAGTCGATCCGGCGCGCCCGGATCGTGCACCGGAACCAGCGCCGCACCGAGCACACCACCCAGGTGGTCCCCGGCGGCACGGTGACCGAAAAGTGGGTTCCGGTGGAGCGCGTGGGGCTGTACGCCCCGGGCGGCCGCTCGGTGTACCCGTCCTCCGTCGTCATGAACGTCGTACCGGCGCAGGAAGCGGGCGTCGAGTCGATCGCGCTCGCGTCCCCGCCGCAGAAGGAGTTCGGCGGGCTGCCGCACCCGACGATCCTCGCCGCGTGCGCGCTGCTCGGTGTCGATGAGGTGTACGCGGCCGGCGGGGCACAGGCCGTCGCGATGTTCGCGTACGGGACCGAAGAGTGCCTGCCCTCCAACATGGTGACCGGCCCCGGCAACATCTGGGTCGCCGCCGCCAAGCGTTACTTCACCGGCAGGATCGGCATCGACACCGAGGCCGGCCCGACCGAGATCGCGGTCCTCGCGGACTCCACGGCCGACCCGGTGCACGTGGCCGCCGACCTGATCAGCCAGGCCGAGCACGACCCGCTGGCCGCCGCCGTGCTCGTCACGGACTCCGCGGAACTCGCGGACGCCGTCGAGCACGAGCTGGAGCCGCAGGTCGCCGCCTCGAAGCACGTCCACGACCGGATCAAGCCGGCGCTCGCGGGCAAGCAGTCCGCGATCGTGCTGGTCGACAGCCTGGAGGACGGCCTCAAGGTCGTCGACGCGTACGGCGCCGAGCACCTGGAGATCCAGACCGCGGACGCCGCGGCCTGGGCCGCCCGCGTGCGCAACGCCGGTGCGATCTTCGTCGGCCCGTGGGCCCCGGTCTCGCTCGGCGACTACTGCGCCGGGTCGAACCACGTGCTGCCCACCGGCGGCTGCGCCTGCCACTCCTCCGGCCTGTCCGTGCAGTCCTTCCTGCGCGGCATCCACATCGTCGACTACACGCGCGACGCCCTCGCCGAGGTCACCCACCACGTGGTGACGCTGGCCGAGGCCGAGGACCTGCCCGCGCACGGCGCCGCCCTGAAGGCGCGCTTCGGATGGAAGGTGCCGACCGTATGA
- a CDS encoding ABC transporter ATP-binding protein, with translation MSTGTAQEQNGTAAAAEAGSDVVCAVRDLVKTYPAVRGRRGAPALPETRASDGISLDVRRGEIFGLLGPNGAGKSTLVRQLTGLMRPDAGTVTLLGHDLVRHPERASRLLAYLGQESTALDELTVSLAAETTGRLRGLDVRAARAARDAVLEELGLTGIAGRPLKKLSGGQRRLACFAAALVGERPVLVLDEPTTGMDPVARRAVWAAVDRRRERHGATVVLVTHNVIEAETVLDRVAVIDQGKVIACDTPAGLKTMVSGEVRLELVWRESAPLGVPEVALLRADAVESGRRWVLRLPPDEARAAVAAVTGGPAFAALDDFSLATPSLEDVYLALGGKTKGLVKS, from the coding sequence GTGAGTACGGGCACAGCACAAGAGCAGAACGGCACAGCGGCGGCCGCGGAAGCCGGCTCCGACGTCGTCTGCGCGGTGCGTGACCTGGTCAAGACGTACCCCGCCGTACGCGGCCGGCGCGGGGCTCCGGCCCTGCCCGAGACCCGCGCCAGCGACGGCATCTCCCTCGACGTCCGGCGCGGCGAGATCTTCGGCCTGCTCGGCCCCAACGGCGCCGGCAAGTCCACCCTGGTCCGCCAGCTCACCGGGCTGATGCGCCCCGACGCCGGCACCGTGACCCTGCTCGGCCACGACCTCGTACGCCACCCCGAGCGGGCGTCGCGACTGCTCGCCTACCTGGGGCAGGAGTCCACCGCGCTGGACGAGCTCACCGTGTCGCTGGCCGCCGAGACCACCGGCCGGCTGCGCGGGCTCGACGTACGGGCGGCCCGGGCCGCGCGCGACGCCGTACTGGAGGAGCTCGGGCTGACCGGGATCGCCGGGCGGCCCCTGAAGAAGCTTTCCGGCGGGCAGCGGCGCCTCGCGTGCTTCGCCGCCGCGCTGGTGGGGGAGCGGCCGGTACTGGTCCTCGACGAACCCACCACCGGCATGGACCCCGTGGCCCGCCGCGCCGTGTGGGCGGCCGTGGACCGGCGGCGCGAGCGGCACGGCGCCACCGTCGTACTCGTCACCCACAACGTCATCGAGGCCGAGACCGTCCTCGACCGGGTCGCCGTCATCGACCAGGGCAAGGTCATCGCCTGCGACACCCCGGCCGGACTGAAGACCATGGTCTCGGGCGAGGTCCGCCTGGAACTGGTCTGGCGCGAGAGCGCTCCGCTGGGTGTGCCCGAGGTCGCCCTGCTGCGTGCGGACGCCGTCGAGTCGGGACGGCGCTGGGTGCTGCGGCTGCCGCCGGACGAGGCAAGGGCTGCGGTGGCCGCGGTCACCGGCGGCCCGGCCTTCGCCGCCCTCGACGACTTCAGCCTGGCCACGCCGAGCCTGGAGGACGTCTACCTCGCGCTCGGCGGCAAGACGAAAGGGCTGGTGAAGTCGTGA
- a CDS encoding NYN domain-containing protein encodes MERVDRCVVLVDAGYLLGAAASLLAGEPSRSRITVDHAALIQGLRERAEADTEQPLLRIYWFDGAPDRVPQPEHRRLRVMPRVTVRLGALTRSDGRWAQKGVDAAMHAELTELARNRACSDVVLVTGDGDLLPGLMSAKEHGVAVHLWAVQAADGDYNQSEDLVAEADERRVLDRAWITRAVRAKDLTGLCSPPPAPRPDIAAILSAPLPEAALAEAARNGSAAAGQDDGEGLPVPAPATGGSRAVPTPKDLAGSLRAPGQQAAPPSGQHGGQAPAGSALRWSSDKGWIDRAGPLGEPAETASLPTLAQLTSAEQRWADREEDITTVGGDPFEVGQVFARRWMERLPETVHLQKLATMYPRIPHRIDGELLRYAARFGLLAHKDDQIDEHDRYAIRAGFWREIDVRAAAEHVAAVPAAAPGSAAPEPDRPGDPGGRVGAGPA; translated from the coding sequence GTGGAACGCGTGGACCGCTGCGTCGTCCTGGTGGACGCCGGCTATCTGCTGGGCGCCGCCGCGAGCCTTCTCGCAGGGGAGCCCTCCCGCTCCCGCATCACCGTCGACCATGCCGCCCTCATCCAGGGCCTGCGCGAGCGGGCCGAGGCCGACACCGAGCAGCCCCTGCTGCGCATCTACTGGTTCGACGGCGCACCCGACCGGGTGCCCCAGCCCGAGCACCGGCGGCTGCGCGTCATGCCGCGCGTCACCGTCCGCCTCGGCGCCCTGACCCGCAGCGACGGCCGCTGGGCGCAGAAGGGCGTCGACGCCGCCATGCACGCCGAGCTCACCGAGCTGGCCCGCAACCGCGCCTGCTCCGACGTCGTACTGGTCACCGGCGACGGCGACCTGCTGCCCGGCCTTATGTCCGCCAAGGAGCACGGGGTCGCCGTCCACCTGTGGGCCGTACAGGCCGCCGACGGGGACTACAACCAGTCCGAGGACCTCGTCGCGGAAGCCGACGAACGCCGCGTCCTGGACCGGGCCTGGATCACCCGGGCCGTCCGCGCCAAGGACCTCACCGGCCTGTGCTCCCCGCCGCCCGCGCCGCGCCCCGACATCGCCGCCATCCTCTCCGCCCCGCTGCCCGAGGCGGCGCTCGCCGAGGCCGCCCGCAACGGCTCCGCCGCCGCCGGACAGGACGACGGGGAAGGCCTCCCGGTCCCCGCGCCCGCCACCGGCGGCAGCAGAGCCGTGCCCACGCCCAAGGACCTCGCCGGCTCGCTGCGCGCCCCCGGCCAGCAGGCCGCGCCGCCGAGCGGGCAGCACGGCGGGCAGGCCCCGGCCGGCAGCGCCCTGCGCTGGTCCTCCGACAAGGGCTGGATCGACCGGGCCGGACCCCTCGGCGAACCCGCCGAGACCGCCTCCCTGCCCACCCTCGCCCAGCTCACCAGCGCCGAGCAGCGCTGGGCCGACCGCGAGGAGGACATCACCACCGTCGGCGGCGACCCGTTCGAGGTGGGACAGGTGTTCGCCCGGCGCTGGATGGAGCGGCTCCCGGAGACCGTGCACCTCCAGAAACTCGCCACTATGTATCCGCGCATCCCGCACCGGATCGACGGGGAGCTGCTGCGCTACGCCGCCCGGTTCGGGCTGCTCGCGCACAAGGACGACCAGATCGACGAACACGACCGCTACGCCATCCGCGCCGGGTTCTGGCGCGAGATCGACGTCCGCGCAGCCGCCGAACACGTGGCCGCCGTACCCGCCGCGGCCCCGGGATCCGCGGCCCCTGAGCCCGACCGCCCCGGCGACCCCGGGGGCCGAGTAGGGGCGGGACCCGCGTAG